A window of Nonomuraea angiospora genomic DNA:
CGGAGGCGGCAACAACAGGCGCAGCCCGGCCAGCCTCTCGTCGGGCTCGGCGATGGCCTCCAGGCGATCGTGAAACTGCGCGTAGCCGACCCGGTCGAGCCCGCACCGGTCGGCGAGCACGCCGAACGCCTCGGCGAAGCGCAGCCGCGCCGGCCACAGCACGTGCATCGCGCCGTCGGGCACCTTGATGTCGCCGGTCGCCGCGCGCGCCACGAACTGGCCGACCACGTCCACCGGCGTCACGTCGGTCTCGGCCTCGGTCGGGAACACGCAGCCGGTGCGGGCGCACGCGTACAACAGGTTGTGCGCCAGCGAGTCCGGGTTGGCCACGCCTGTCGCCTGGTGCGGCCAGACCTCGCCGAGGCGGTACACCACCGAGCTGACGCCCTGCCGGCGCGCGTCGGCGAGCAGGCTCTCCGCGACGTACTTCGATCTGTTGTAGCCGTCCGCGGCGACCTGGTCCGCCTCCGGGAGCTGGTCCTCGGTGATGCGCGGGGCGGCCCGTCCGGCGGGCGGGAAGATGCTCAAGGTGGACAGGGCGTGCACGCGGGCGCCGCCCGAGGCGAGTTTGATGAGCTCCTGCACGCCGAGCACATTGGCCGGGCGGTGGTCCAGGTAGCCGGACAGGAAGTTCACCGCACCCGCGGCGTTGACGACCCCGGACACGGCCGACGCGATCGCGTCGAACCGCCACTGCGGCAGGCCGAGCAGCTCGCTGCCCAGGTCGCCGGGGACCACCTCGACCCGGCCGGTCTTGAGCGCCATGGGCAGCAGCTGCCAGGCGGACGTCAGCCCGTACTGTTCGAGGACCTCGGTCAGCCGCCGGGCGCCGTCAGGCGGGTCGGAGCACCGAACCAGGCAGATCAGCTCGGCGTTGGAGTGCATCAGCAACTCGGCGAAGATGTGCGCCCCGACGAACCCGGTCGCCCCGGTGAGCAGCAGCGTCTGCGGCGGGCGCCAGGCCAGGTCGTGCTTGATGTAGGCCAGTTCGGCGCTGTCGTCGTCGATGCCCTTGGTCAGCCGCGCCGCCTGCGCGCGCACGGTCGAGGCGACGAGCAGATCCCTGGGACGCACCGGCCTTCCGAGCCGCCGGCTGACCGCGGTGGTGAGCCGGTAGGCGATCAGCGAGGTGCCCCCGTAGTCGGAGAACGGGACGACCACCGAGACCTGCTCCCGTTCGAGCACTTCGCGCCAGGCCGAGCAGACCAGCTCCTCCATCGGGTTGGCCGGCGGCTCGATGTGCTCGTCCGGCTCCTCCTGCCACGCGGACTCGGTCACGATGAGCGCGGCCAGCGCTTTGCGGTCCGCTTTGCCGTTGCGATTGAGTGGAAGCGCTTCCAGTGCCACGATTTTATGCGGGACCTGCTCGGCGGGCAGTTTTTCGGCCGCGTACGCGCGAAGCTGCTCCGCGGACGGCGGGTCGTCCGGCGAGCGCGGCGTGACGCAGCAGACCAGAGTGGACGCGGGCGCCTCACCGAGCACGACCGCCACCGCGCTGCCCACGAGCGGATGGTCGGCCAGGGCCGACGCGACATCGCCGAGCTCCACCCGCACCCCGCCGAGCTTGACCTGCTCGTCGAGCCGGCCGATGAAGTACAGCAGCCCGTCTTCGCCGACCCGCGCCAGGTCGCCCGTCCGGTACAGTTGCTCGCCCGGGATCTGGGGGAACGGGTTGGCCACGAACACCCGCGCCGTGCGCTCGGGATCGTTGAGGTAGCCCGCGCCGATGCACTCGCCGCCGAGATACAGCTCGCCGGGCG
This region includes:
- a CDS encoding non-ribosomal peptide synthetase codes for the protein MMPRHQQTHLSEPALTAIHLSLGPQNAFPRQSTVLDLFRAQKENAPDRPAVRYRDTTMSYAELDAAADVTANRLIRAGVPPRQLIPVLAADGPEFPTALFGVLKTGSAFVPLDPAWPIDRLGAILAELSPPAIVASPATVETITELDSVLPTVIVDCAEQPYDPADRTPAPADRAPGPEDLIYGFYTSGSTGTPKCALNHHRGLVNRLTTMSRRFGDGAGHVTLQNSRSTFDSSMWQVLWPLVSGGQVVLPHRDGILDLEETAMTIGRYGVTMTDFVPSVLAAFVSLLEAREDLREAASSLRRMLIGGEAAGPGVVHRLRALLPGLKVTNTFGPTECSIGSVFHDVTDADLDRIPLGRPIDNTAAIVLDDDLRPVPVNTPGELYLGGECIGAGYLNDPERTARVFVANPFPQIPGEQLYRTGDLARVGEDGLLYFIGRLDEQVKLGGVRVELGDVASALADHPLVGSAVAVVLGEAPASTLVCCVTPRSPDDPPSAEQLRAYAAEKLPAEQVPHKIVALEALPLNRNGKADRKALAALIVTESAWQEEPDEHIEPPANPMEELVCSAWREVLEREQVSVVVPFSDYGGTSLIAYRLTTAVSRRLGRPVRPRDLLVASTVRAQAARLTKGIDDDSAELAYIKHDLAWRPPQTLLLTGATGFVGAHIFAELLMHSNAELICLVRCSDPPDGARRLTEVLEQYGLTSAWQLLPMALKTGRVEVVPGDLGSELLGLPQWRFDAIASAVSGVVNAAGAVNFLSGYLDHRPANVLGVQELIKLASGGARVHALSTLSIFPPAGRAAPRITEDQLPEADQVAADGYNRSKYVAESLLADARRQGVSSVVYRLGEVWPHQATGVANPDSLAHNLLYACARTGCVFPTEAETDVTPVDVVGQFVARAATGDIKVPDGAMHVLWPARLRFAEAFGVLADRCGLDRVGYAQFHDRLEAIAEPDERLAGLRLLLPPPTGDCDAAPAEFDQLFTDGSRHFDARRFSRHAASLARPVADGLRTLDRYLGELTDIPAFVPQER